The Sebastes umbrosus isolate fSebUmb1 chromosome 4, fSebUmb1.pri, whole genome shotgun sequence genome has a window encoding:
- the LOC119486940 gene encoding cilia- and flagella-associated protein 251-like, whose product MALSRPLMEEQQLMGVACELDNNRPGGVNYIIERPAQDGLPEVIRNVDDDDGNLPILISPYEEEVGEVEIAVDEGEVELSAFLEDVAQLLLLADSEGDKEEEEEGQVEVDVLDEGEFISQFPFEDSDSDSDSDSDDDEDEDEDEDEDEDEDEDEDEDEDEDEDDEDEDAWSNWESSDSGYSSMCEEDEEDEEEEEEEEVEEEEEEEDEEDSEDDDDDGNIRPRSPLAQQLPPQSAWQGFRQRLDFSLSPLPFGILPAQQVERPEEGRPSVCPRSQESASSTSGLSCSTKRSWEEGCTEKGDVKRQRQCEDTSGLGTSTTRSREEDYRYGFRRYWQPSPDDSDSDSD is encoded by the exons ATGGCCCTCAGCAGACCActgatggaggagcagcagctgatGGGAGTCGCCTGTGAGTTGGACAACAACAGGCCAG GTGGTGTGAACTACATCATCGAGCGTCCTGCACAAGATGGCCTCCCTGAAGTCATCAGGAACGTCGACGACGATGACGGTAATCTCCCTATCCTCATCTCTCCTTATGAGGAAGAGGTAGGTGAGGTTGAGATTGCTGTTGATGAAGGTGAGGTTGAGCTTTCTGCTTTTCTTGAGGACGTAGCTCAGTTACTGCTCCTCGCTGACAGTGAGGgcgacaaggaggaggaagaggaaggtcaAGTTGAGGTTGATGTTCTGGATGAAGGTGAGTTCATTTCCCAATTCCCCTTTGAGGATTCGGATTCGGATTCGGATTCGGATtcggatgatgatgaggatgaggatgaggatgaggatgaggatgaggacgaggatgaggatgaggacgaGGATGAGGACGAGGATGAGGACGACGAAGACGAAGACGCCTGGTCTAACTGGGAGAGCAGCGATTCCGGGTACAGCTCCATGTGcgaggaagatgaggaagatgaggaagaagaggaagaagaggaagtagaggaagaagaggaagaagaggatgaagaggactctgaagatgatgatgatgatggcaacATCAGACCTCGCTCCCCTCTCGCCCAGCAGCTCCCACCTCAGAGCGCTTGGCAGGGATTTCGACAGAGATTggatttctccctctctcctcttcctttcgGTATTCTTCCTGCGCAGCAAGTGGAACGTCCCGAAGAAGGTCGACCCTCCGTCTGTCCAAGGTCACAAGAGTCTGCTTCCTCGACCTCAGGCCTCAGCTGCTCCACAAAGAGGAGCTGGGAAGAGGGCTGCACAGAGAAGGGAGATGTGAAGAGGCAGCGCCAGTGTGAGGACACTTCAGGCCTCGGAACCTCTACTACCCGGAGCAGGGAAGAGGACTACAGGTACGGCTTCAGGAGATACTGGCAGCCCTCGCCTGATGACAGCGACTCAGATTCAGACTGA
- the uba2 gene encoding SUMO-activating enzyme subunit 2, translating to MVQLVGPLRKELSASLSSCSVLVVGAGGIGCELLKNLVLTGFHNIQLIDLDTIDVSNLNRQFLFQKKHVGKSKAQVAKESALQFCPTANITAYHDSIMNPDYNVEFFRKFMLVMNALDNRAARNHVNRMCLAADIPLIESGTAGYLGQVTVIKKGMTECYECQPKPTQKTFPGCTIRNTPSEPIHCIVWAKYLFNQLFGEEDADQEVSPDTADPEAAWKPEDTATRATASEKDGDIKRVSTKEWARSTGYDSVKLFNKLFKDDIMYLLTMDKLWKKRKAPTPLDWQQLENIACPQEESVGSGLKDQQVLGVWGLCKLFQHSVETLRSQLQEKGEGAELVWDKDDTPAMDFVTAASNLRMHIFSMNMKSRFDVKSMAGNIIPAIATTNAVIAGLIVLEGLKILSGEMESCRTIFLNKCPNVRKKLLVPCILDPPSANCYVCVSKPEVTVKLNVHKTTVLTLQDRILKERFGMVAPDVQIEDGKGTILISSEEGETETNNSKFLADFGIRNGSRLQVDDFLQDYTLLVNVLHTEELERDVEFEVVGEAPDKAPPPQANQEEANSITNGNKDSAQPSTSSKAAAGDDDVMIVDSDEEEGASSGSATAAAATSGSKRKHPDAETGETSTKRPRTDQSSASADDDNDDDDIIALD from the exons ATGGTCCAGTTGGTGGGTCCCCTCCGTAAAGAGCTGTCTGCCTCGCTCTCCAGCTGCTCGGTGCTGGTGGTCGGAGCTGGAGGGATCGGCTGCGAGCTGCTGAAGAACCTCGTCCTCACCGGCTTCCACAACATCCAACTG ATTGACTTGGACACAATTGATGTGAGCAACCTGAACCGCCAGTTCCTCTTTCAGAAGAAGCATGTTGGCAAGTCTAAAGCACAG GTGGCCAAGGAGAGCGCCTTGCAGTTTTGTCCCACTGCAAATATCACTGCCTACCATGACAGCATCATGAA CCCCGACTATAACGTGGAGTTCTTCAGAAAGTTCATGCTGGTGATGAATGCGCTGGATAACCGAG CGGCCCGTAACCATGTGAACAGGATGTGTTTGGCAGCAGACATCCCTCTGATAGAGAGTGGCACTGCTGGATACCTGGGACAAGTCACAGTGATCAAGAAG GGAATGACTGAGTGCTACGAGTGCCAACCTAAGCCCACCCAGAAGACCTTCCCAGGATGCACCATCAGAAACACACCGTCCGAGCCCATTCACTGCATTGTCTGGGCCAAGTATCTCTTCAA TCAACTATTTGGAGAAGAGGATGCAGATCAGGAGGTGTCACCCGACACAGCGGACCCAGAGGCTGCAT GGAAACCCGAAGACACAGCAACTCGCGCCACGGCCTCAGAAAAGGACGGGGACATAAAGCGAGTCTCCACTAAAGAATGGGCCCGCTCCACCGGATACGACTCTGTCAAACTATTCAACAAG CTTTTCAAAGATGACATCATGTACCTGCTGACCATGGACAAGCTGTGGAAGAAGAGGAAAGCTCCCACACCTCTGGACTGGCAGCAGCTAGAGAACATTG CATGTCCTCAGGAGGAGTCTGTGGGTTCAGGTTTGAAGGACCAGCAGGTTCTGGGTGTTTGGGGTCTCTGCAAGCTGTTCCAGCACAGCGTGGAGACTCTCCGCTCACAGCTGCAGGAGAAGGGAGAAGGAGCCGAGCTGGTGTGGGACAAG GATGACACCCCAGCCATGGACTTCGTTACTGCAGCATCCAACCTACGTATGCACATCTTTAGCATGAACATGAAGAGTCGCTTTGATGTAAAAT ccATGGCTGGTAACATCATTCCAGCTATCGCTACAACCAATGCTGTCATCGCTGGACTCATTGTGCTGGAGGGGTTGAAGATCCTGTCTGGGGAAATGGAATCCTGTCGCACG ATCTTCCTGAACAAGTGTCCCAACGTCAGGAAGAAGCTGCTGGTCCCATGTATCCTGGACCCGCCCAGCGCCAACTGCTACGTCTGCGTCAGCAAACCTGAAGTCACGGTCAAACTCAACGTCCACAAAACCACGGTCCTCACTCTGCAGGACAGG ATCCTGAAGGAGAGATTTGGCATGGTGGCTCCAGATGTTCAGATAGAGGATGGAAAAGGGACCATCCTCATCTCCTCAGAggaaggagagacagaaa CTAACAACAGCAAATTCCTTGCTGATTTTGGGATCCGTAACGGCAGCCGTCTCCAAGTTGATGACTTCCTCCAAGACTACACACTCCTCGTTAATGTCCTGCACAC TGAGGAACTAGAGCGGGATGTGGAGTTTGAGGTAGTAGGCGAGGCCCCAGACAAAGCTCCGCCCCCTCAGGCTAACCAGGAAGAGGCTAACAGCATCACCAACGGCAACAAGGACTCCGCCCAGCCATCCACCTCTTCTAAAG CTGCAGCAGGGGACGATGACGTCATGATCGTTGACTCTGATGAGGAGGAAGGGGCGTCGTCTGGCtctgcaacagcagcagcagcgaccaGCGGCAGCAAGAGGAAGCACCCAGACGCAGAAACTGGCGAGACCTCCACCAAGCGCCCACGGACGGACCAATCAAGCGCTTCAGCTGACGATGACAATGATGACGATGACATCATCGCTCTGGACTAA